TCATCCTTAGGGTCGTAGCTCAAGCCATCCTGTAATTTTAAACGCTCATTGGCAGAGCAAAGCAGGTCAATTTTACGCTCCAACTCATACATGTAAAAAGGTTTTTTTAAGTAATCATGGCATCCAGCAATGTACGCTTTTTGAATCGTTTCTAACTCGATATTAGCACTGATGATGATAGCAGGCGTCCTTTTTTCACGCTGACGTATCTCTTTAAGAAGTGCTATTCCGTCCATCGTAGGAACATGAATATCCAGTACAAAACAATCGTATCCATGAGCACTTTCAAAGAGCGCTGTTTCACCATCATCAAACCAATCAACCGTATGACCCTTCTCCTCTAACATCTCTTTGATAATTTCGGCTAAATTGACATTATCTTCAAGCAATAAGATTTTCATAGCTTTTCTCCTTCGCTCTTGGAAGCTCAATACACACCTGCACACCTTGAGTTAAAGGCTCTAATGTGATTTTACCATTCATCTTACTTTCAATAATCAGCTTTGCCATATACAAGCCAAATCCATCGCCTTTCGTTTTTGTCGTAAAAAAGGGCTGAAAAAGGTTGAGTAATATCTCTTGACTTATACCAATACCATTATCTCGTATATAAACACCAACACTTTCGTCAAATTCGTGCAAATCAATACGTATATGACCTTTGGATACAAGCGCTTTTGCTTTCGCTTCTAAAATCGCATCTTTCGCGTTGTTAATGATATTGACAATAACCTGTTTAAACTCATTAGGGTATCCCCAAAGTGTATTACTTTTAGTGAGATGATTTGTATACTTCACTTCAATGGAGTCATACTTCATAGAATAGGATAGCAACGTAAGAACATCCTTGATACCTTGGTCAATATCAAAGGCTTTTGGCTCATTGGAAGGTCGTATAAAATCACGAAATCCATCAATTGTCTCGCCCATATAAATTGTTTGGGACA
Above is a genomic segment from Sulfurospirillum halorespirans DSM 13726 containing:
- a CDS encoding response regulator transcription factor, producing MKILLLEDNVNLAEIIKEMLEEKGHTVDWFDDGETALFESAHGYDCFVLDIHVPTMDGIALLKEIRQREKRTPAIIISANIELETIQKAYIAGCHDYLKKPFYMYELERKIDLLCSANERLKLQDGLSYDPKDELLYDASNEVMKLTLKERRLMALLAKTPNIIVSIEHIEQYVWEGEDVGIAGLRSLVKRLRTKLCEKSIETQNYGYRLVVVSSHYK